From the Mya arenaria isolate MELC-2E11 chromosome 17, ASM2691426v1 genome, the window TTTTTCCTCATTGATAATGTCCTCTTCTCAAAATGGTCATTTGTCTAGTGACACCGATGTACCTCATAATTTTGAGCAGTATTTAGGACATTATCTGCAGATCTTCAAGGACACGGGCCGAGTTTTGAAAACGCAAAAGCAGCAAATTTCATCAAGGAGTTCTATGACTATAAACCCCTTTAAAACGAtacattatacaaaaaatatactaTAGGTACAAGCTCAGCAGCCGAACAAaagtatttagtatttttaaaaaaccttaTATAAAGGGATCTCATCACGAGTCTTATGCAAGTATGGTACACAGGTTGTTTTTGGAGGTTGGTAATGAGGGATCACACCACCAGACATAAGCCTGAATGCTACactgttatttttgtaagttGGTAAAAATGGATCACTCCACCAGACGTATGCAAGTATAGTACACAGGTTGTTTTTGGAAGTTGCTAAAGAAGGATCACGTCACCAGAAGTATGCATGTATGGTACATAGGTTGTTTTGAAAGTTGGTAAAAAGGGATCACGCCACAAGACGTATGCAAGTATGGTAcacatgttgtttttgaaagttGGTAAAGAGGGATCACTCCACCAGACATAGGCGTGAATGCTACACAGTTATTTTTGGAAGTTGGTAAAAAGGGATCATGCCATcagttgtatacatgtatgatacaCGGGTTGTTTTGCAAAGTGGTTAAAAGGGGTCACACCTCCAGATGTATGCAATGATGGTACACAGTTATTTTTTGGAAGTTGATGAAAAGGGAGCACATCACCAGACGTATAAAGATATGGTACAGCGGTTGTTTTTGGAAATCCGTAAAAGGGATCACATCACCAGACGTATGCATATATGGTACACAGGTTGTATTAGGAAGTTCTTAAAAAGATATCACATTACCAGATGTAGGCATGTATAGTGCACATGTTTTTAGGAAGTTAGTAATAGGGATCTCATTACCAGACGTTTGCAAGTATGGTAgacatgttgtttttgaaagttGGTTAAGAGGGATCACGCCacacatgttgtttttgtatgttcGTAAAAATGGTTACATTGCCAGACCTGAACAACGCTTTCTTTCTTCTCATTATTACATCTTACATCTTACTACATAAATTTTTGATTTAATGTTTCAGATAGTATTTTGGGTGAACATACCTGGGCACAGCACAGCATGCAGCTCTTACACATCCTGTTGCAGTTATCATGTCATGGAACACGGGTTGTTTTGGAGATTGGTAAAAAGGGAGCACCCCACCAGACGTATGCAAGTATGGTTTACAGGTTGTTTTTGGAACTTTGTAAAAAGGAAGCACCCTACCAGACTTATGCAAGTATGGTACACTGGTTTTTTCTTGAACTTGGTAAAAAGGGGTCACGCAACCAGACGTATGCAAGTATGGTATACAGGTTGTTTCTCGAAGTCGGTAAAGGGGAGTCACATCGCCAGACGTATGCATGTATGGTTCACAGAATGTTTTGGATGCTGCTAAAGAGGGACCACCCCCATCAAATTTTTGCAAGTATTGTACACGCCATCAGACGAAGTCATGGATGGTACACAGGTTGTTTTTGGAAGATGGTAACAAGGGACCAGCCCACCATACGTAGGCATGTACGGTACACAGGTTGTTTTTTGAAGTTAATGAAAAGGTATCACCCCACCAGACGTAGGCATGTATGGTACACAGGTTATTTTTGGAAGTTGGTTAAAAGGGATCACGCCACCAACAGTTTAAAtgcttgtatttattatttatacgCTTAAGTATTTTCATCGACAAGTTTGGCATAGGTTTGATAATTCATGCTTAAATAGAAGTTTTCGTCGTGATTTCGTAGCATTGATTGGGTCTCTCCATTCTAAGAATGGATAACATACAGATCTCATCAAAATcttcaaatgtttgattttattggatCAAGTACACGagtattgtttttcataatacCTAGAAGCCAGTCTGCTAAATCAGATCAAAGGCGATATCGccacgatatatatatattaataaacaggtcgatatttcataattttaaccaGACAAGAGTGTACAATAGCAGATTTAAAATTCAATACGTTGCAAAGTACGCAGAGGGGAAATACCGACGAAAAGGGTGAATGGGTTTTCCGTTGCTTCAAATTTAGCTCTATATTAAGAAGTACTATGTTATTACGTGTTAAATATTCAAGGTGACAACTAAATTCAGCGCTGCACGCGACATGTGATTGTATCAGTTCTAGCTCACGCCATATGTATAACCTCTGTTTAATTTTGGCTGTTCCAGATGTAAATTGcctttatgtttttatcaactAACTAAGTATCTTTTTGAAGACCGAAGTCGCACGACAAAGTATGTCGACAATGTGAAAACTGGAAGGTTACGTTTTACAACGAATTTGCGTGTTAAATCTTAAAGATGACAATCACATGACccttcaaataaataatacaatggcaTTAAACAGATATTTATTAAACTAAAATCAGCGCTGCACGCGACACAGATCATATCAGTTCTAGCTCACGCAATGTGTATAACTTCTACCTAATTTTTGCCCATTCCTAAATTTcctttatgtttatttcagctGATGAAGTATGATTGTGAAGACCGAACACGCACGGTAAAGTATGTCGACAATTTTAAACTGGACTTGGACGGTTACGTTTTACAACGAATTTGCGTGTTAAATTTTCAAGACAATGACCCTTCAAATAGATTATACAATGGCATTAAACAGATATAACACGCAGCATGTGATCGTATCAGTTCTAGGCTTCTAGCTCATGCGATTAATCTAACATATACCTAATTTTTGCCTGTTCCATATGTAAATTTGATCATGTTTAAACTGGATTAACGTTTTTAACAGAATTGCGTGTTAAATATCAAAGTTAAACTCGTACGACCCTTCAAAAGACAAAATGATGGCATTAAACAGATACCTATTGAACTAAATTCAGCGCTGCATGCAACACGTGATGAACTTATTTCTAGTTGACGCAATTTGTTAAACATCCTGTTCCTGATGTAAATTGTCTTTATGAATGAGTCTGTCGACAATGTATAAACTGGACTTGAACGGTTAACATTTTTgcaactaaaaaaaacaacatacaaaacactaCACTTTAATATCgatcatatttttaaaggaaaaaataccaaaattgtCTAAACTTTAAACAGATAGCATATCATACTAGCAAACTGGCTGAAACTAAATCATATAGCAATAGTATACCAACTAGCAAACTGGCTGAAACTAAAACACATAGCATATGAATGAATCtgcatgaaattaaaacatcataaaagCATATAAGATAACTAGCAAATTGGCGGAAACTAATACAGTTATTTACATTAATTATCCGTTAAGTATAAATTTTGTTTCCAACTATCATTCAAAAGgcaaaattgataaataattagCACGTCAAGGTCAAATCATGCCTActgaaattatatcaaaatatgccTCCTGGCTGTGCTCATGTGTGAAAGGAGGTTCCATGGAGGATCTACGGCCACAGCAAGCTGCGTTGGTGTGAGTATAGAGTTTCAGTGAGTTTCTGTAGCACACCAGGCCACATCATGCCTGCTGAAGGAGTCTCGTAATGTGCCATCTAGCTGCGTTGTTGTTAGGGAAGAGCTCGAGGGATTTTATGTAGCATGCCCATGCCACAACATGTCGGTTTTCCAGTTCATAGCAGTGGCCGAGTACATGCAGCGCTGTCTCTATATGACCACGGCATTCACTTTCAAAGCAAACATAgttgtataatttgtttaatgcttTCAGTTTTCTTTCGTGTTCTCCAAGCTGTCTGTAAGTGAGGTACTGCAGATAGTACAGGAAGACAATGGGGTCGATGATGACCAAGTCCATCCATCTGCCAGTCAAGGGGTGTCTGTGTTGAACATCTTTTGGGCCAATTGTTCTATACAATTCATACACTAGAAATGCTGGCATACAGCATATCTCTAACGAATTGAAAACAACACTGAATGCAACATGTGATTTGATCACCTCAATcgcatttaatttaaatatagtaTCTTTAAACCTTTCAGTGGGTTCCTGTCGTGTCCTTTCCGCACATGGACACCACTGCCATACATCGGCATGCAGCAGACTCTCGGTTTGTGCCAGCATCAGTTCCGCTCTCTCATACTGACCGCTACAGTACAACATGGACGCAAACTTCAGTCTGCTAGAGGTGAGGTCTGAGTCCAGGGAGGCCTCATACAGACTATATGTGTCTAGCGATATGGGCTCGTTTAAGCGTAAGCGCGTAGAAGCTGAGATAGAGGCTAGCATTTGATACATAAACTTCATCGCGTGTATTAATTCGGCCCTTATGTCACTTTTTGCTACCATCTCCCGTACTCTCGTGATCATGTCCAGGATTTCAAAGACAGTGTCATTTTCCGTCACAGTAGTCCAACTTATGTTTGCTATAGCGAACAAACTATGATTAAAACAATTCCATGCAGTAGCTATCGTGTTTTGGTATCTTGTTTTAACTGCACGTGTCCGTCGCCGATCCTCACCCCAATCTGGTCCATTTCTATCTGGGAGACGTAGTCCATGATGTTGTCTATCATGTCTGACAGAACTGTTGACAGCAGTGGAAACTCCCACTTTCTAAGTTTTCCCACAAACAGGTCCACTCCCGAAATCGTGTAATGTGGACAGTACCGAAGTTTGAACCAACGTTGAAGAGTTTTCAGGCAATATATAACACACTGCAGCAGGTTCCTTTCCTGCCAGATCTCTGGTGGATATGTCTCTAGGGTGAACAATAGAgctgttttgaaatgaaacgtGCTAAGTCTATCACCAACTAACGGTTTGAAGAAAGTCTTGCGTAagattttaagaaatgtataaacctgtattttcaaaatgtttagaTCAAACATGATTAGCCTTTCAATCAATAGCGTAGAAAATCTCCATTCCAGTTTTGACTGATCACTCTCAGCGTGTCCCTGTGGGACGAGGAATATTTCACACAAACGTGCCTTCGCGAGTATTTCAGGTCTGGGCCAGTGACCAGGCTTTGGTCTTGTGAATAGGAAATTGCATTCTGGCATTGGTCCACTGTAGCTAAAGGCGGTAACGGAATCTACATCGTTGTCAGCACTTCTTGATGGCCCTTTTTTCCTGAATAACCGACCACATTCCTGTTTCATTACACCATCCATCCAAGTGTTTGTCAGTAGCACCCTGCCGTCCTTGCCCTCCTCCACATCCCATTCTGCTGGCACCATGTCCATTGTTTCAGGCAGTGGACAGTCACAACTCAGTATCTGCAGACTGCAATGCTGGGGAGGAGAATCGTCGTTCTTTATCACCAGAAGACATATCTTTCCTGGTTCCCAATCTGCCCAGTCCGTTATCACAGTGAAATCATTGTCACAGTTAAGTACATCTAAATCTGAATTCATGCCGAGGGTTGTTGTCCCTTCCGATTGGCTGCCGACGACAAAAATGTTATAACGTCTATTATATCTTATAGTATTGACTACATTATCCATCTTCTCCGTCATCAGGAATGTCTCCCTCCTCCGGACCACCATCTGTCTGGTCACGCCTATATCCCTCAGAACTCTCGACAGTCTAAGGGAGCGCAATTGCTGGTCATCAGGGTCACGGTCCATCGtctaaaattaaatgaataaactttttttcccaattaATAATGAGAAACgtagatgaaaaaaatattttgatgtccttcgataaatatatgttaaagtgattatacaaattatttttttaataataattgtgaTCATTTTTGCACATCAAAACGAATCTTTACCAGTATAGCAGTAAGCTCTGGAAGTGTGCACATACGTCCTTGAACTACCTTAAGTACCTCAACAGAAAATTTTGgattttctaaattattattttaagctTGATTTGTGATGGTGGAACACGATTAGTTAGGGCGTATTGTTACGATTAAGCATAGATGTCTGCGAGTTAAACGTAGGCTTAATTGCCTTGTGTTGATAAGCTTTGTTAATTCGAATTGCTATCAGGATGTATCCTTATATATCACGTTTCGTAAAATTTGATATCTGCAGTTTAAAACCGTTTATTCATTTAAGTCTAGGTAAAATTGTAAGCGTGTaaagatatattaaaatacaacctacatttacagccaatgaaattgcagataggcaatcattaagtccTAGACTGAATCATTAAGAAGTTCATCTCTCGCGGGTGTATAATGGTCCGCCTACTGTCACTCATCCGAATTACACTCCCTGCGTTAGATATTGCGTTGAATATGTATCAGCAAATGAGGTTATATTCGatgtcagttagatgacctgaatcaaaattttaataattaagaagtgCTCGTTCGCTACGCACACACCGCCcattctaaatcattaagattttaattcatgtcatctaactattacacgttggctcgaactccaagggaccagcgaaaatacatcgatcctcggggaattcgagccaagcgggaatgcttaagagaaaattgagccaagcgagttcgagcaaacggggcTCGACTgtaattgtcaatcctgaaaaaatATCCAGGGGTCTGTGTGTGTAAGGGGGATTCATATCCAAGCAAGGGAAGGGGCTTAGACCCCTTTTGAAACTGTTTCCAAAGTcatgtatattcatttcaaCTGTACAATAAGCTAAGTTAAATGCTAACAATCCTGATTTCAAGAGTAATCTTGAACTTGAGATTCCCTATAGCATTCTTGTCCAAAGGCATATTTATTGCCGCATTGAAGCATTGATTGATAAAAACTTATACGTGTCAGAATGATGTGAAAGTTCATATCCACATCTGCAGCTTGAGAGTTATTTGCATCAGCCTTAAGTTGGATATAAAGTGACATATATCAGGTTACAGCTTGAGCTCGAAATAATGTTTAAGATAACACCTGGAGCTCGGTAGTGAATTGTATCAGCTAGCAGCTTGATCTCGAATGTGATTTGTATCAGCTTACAGTTTAAGAGTAATCCGTTTCAGATAACAGCTTGAGCGCAAGAGCGTATTGCACCAGTCAGCTGAGCACGAAAGCGATTTGTGTGTGTGTATCAGCTTACAGCTGGAGTTCAAAAGCTTACAGTTTGATAGTAATCTGTATCAGATAACAGCTGGATCTCAAGAGAGATTTGTATCAGCCTACAGAGGAAGCTCAAAAGCTTACAGCTTGATAGTTATCTGAATCAGATAACAGCCTTGAGCTCAAAGCGATCGAGCGTGTTTGTTATCAGCCAAAAGCTGGAGCTCGTGATTGATGACATACGCTTAAAAGCAGGATCTCTAGTGCGATATGTATCAACATACAGCTTGGGTGTTTTACATCAGTCTCAAGCAGGACCTCAAGAGTCATCCGTATCGGCCTATGATTGGAGCTAATGATTTGTATCAGCCTTAAGCTGGAGCTCGTGAGTGATTTTTATGAGCTTACAGCTGGAGCTCGAGAGTGAGTTGTATCGGCTTACAGCTGGACCTCGAGTGCGATTTGTATCAGCTTACAGATGGAGCTTGAGGGCGAATTGTATCAGCGTATAGCTggagctcgttagtgatttgtatcagcttACAGCTGGAGCTCATTAGTGATTTGTATCTGAGTACAGCTGGAGCTCGGGTGCGATTTGTATCAGCTAACAGATGGAGCTTGAGGgcgatttgtatcagcgtacagctggagCTCATTAGGGATCTGTATCACCTTACAGCTggagctcgttagtgatttgaaTCAGCATACAGCTGGAGCTCGagagtgatttgtatcagcttACAGCTGGAGCTCGAGTGTGATTTGTATCAGCTTACAGCTGAAGCTcgtgagtgatttgtatcagcgtacacctgaagctcgttagtgatttgtatcagcgtacacctggagctcgttagtgatttgtatcagcgtacacctgaagctcgttagtgatttgtatcagcatacACCTGAATCtagttagtgatttgtatcagcatacagctggagctcgttagtgatttgtatcagcgtacacctGAAGCTCGTGAGGGATTTGTATCAGCATACAGCTGAAGCTcgtgagtgatttgtatcagcatacAGCTGAAGCTcgtgagtgatttgtatcagcatacAGCTGAAGCtggttagtgatttgtatcagcatacAGCTGAAGCTcgtgagtgatttgtatcagcatacACCTGAAGCtggttagtgatttgtatcagcatacAGCTGAAtctcgttagtgatttgtatcagcgtacacctGAAGCTCatgagtgatttgtatcagcgtacacctGAATCTcgtgagtgatttgtatcagcgtacacctgaagctcgttagtgatttgtagCAGCGTACAGATGAAGCACatgagtgatttgtatcagcgtacagctgaaGCTCatgagtgatttgtatcagcgtacagctgaaGCTCAagagtgatttgtatcagcatacacctaaagctcgttagtgatttgtatcagcgtacagctggagctcgtgagcgatttgtatcagcgtacagctggagctcgtgagtgatttgtatcagcatacACCTGAAGCTcgtgagtgatttgtatcagcgtacagctgaaGCTCATAAGCGATTTGTATCAGCATACAGCtgaagctcgttagtgatttgtatcagcgtacagctggagCTCATGAGCGATTTGTATCAGAGTACAGCtgaagctcgttagtgatttgtatcagcgtacagctggagctcatgagtgatttgtatcagagtacagctggagctcgttagtgatttgtatcagcatacacctgaagctcgttagtgatttgtatcagcgtacaacTGGAGCTcgtgagtgatttgtatcagcatacACCTGAAGCTcgtgagtgatttgtatcagcgtacagctggagctcgttagtgatttgtatcagcgtacagctatagctcgttagtgatttgtatcagcgtacagctgaagctcgttagtgatttgtatcagcgtacacctgaagctcgttagtgatttgtatcagcgtacacctgaagctcgttagtgatttgtatcagcgtacacctggagctcgttagtgatttgtatcagcgtacacctgaagctcgttagtgatttgtatcagcgtacacctGAAGCTAGTTAGTGATGTGTATCAGCCTACAGCTggagctcgttagtgatttgtatcagcgtacagctggagctcgtgagtgatttgtatcagcgtacagctggagctcgttagtgatttgtatcagcgtacagctggagctcgttagtgatttgtatcagcgtacagctgaagctcgttagtgatttgtatcagcgtacagctggagctcgttagtgatttgtatcagcgtacagctgaagctcgttagtgatttgtatcagcatacagctggagctcgttagtgatttgtatcagcgtacagctggagctcgtgagtgatttgtatcagtTTACACATGGAGCTCAAGGGAACTGGTATCAGCCTGATTTTGGAGCTCAAGTGATATTGATGAGCCTTAAATTGGAGCTCAAGAGTGATATGAATAACCCAACAGCCGGATCTTGATTTGTATCAGCCTTAAGTTAGAGCTCAAGATCGATATGTATAAGCTTACAGCTGGAGCACGAGAGTGGTTTGCATGGAGCTGGACAGTAATTTGTATTAACTTACAGCTTGGGTTAGGGAATGAAGTGTTGCGTCAAAAGGCTTCTTCACCAGCTTCATGTGTACCATTGTCTTTACTTCACTTACGGACCATGCTTCCTATTTAATCGAATTTTGACTTCTTGCATAGACTTCGAATTTGCAAGCTCATCAAACAATAAGTGGtcgataaataaaaaagtaattgttgatgattgttcaatatatacaacaagaatatattttatattttaatatttttatttatttttctttttctttgaaaagaatGTGTAATGGATAGGCATCCCCACTTAcactataaatatacaaacaaccAAACAAGATGATGACTcacatacataatttatttgaattatgtgTGTTCTGTAAATAGATTCAAACACATATTGTTTCAACATGCTCCATCCTGTAATATGAAGTTAATCTAATGAATAGTTCACCTCGAGTAaaatttgaacatgtaatacCTCAGGTTGTCAGATAACAAGTTAAGGTGTTAGCAGATTGATAAAATACGATTGAAACAATGCCTTGGCCATTTGCGAAGTGTTAAAGACAAAGTAGAAATACAGCGTGTTAAAGGTTCAAAGCATC encodes:
- the LOC128224364 gene encoding uncharacterized protein LOC128224364 — translated: MDRDPDDQQLRSLRLSRVLRDIGVTRQMVVRRRETFLMTEKMDNVVNTIRYNRRYNIFVVGSQSEGTTTLGMNSDLDVLNCDNDFTVITDWADWEPGKICLLVIKNDDSPPQHCSLQILSCDCPLPETMDMVPAEWDVEEGKDGRVLLTNTWMDGVMKQECGRLFRKKGPSRSADNDVDSVTAFSYSGPMPECNFLFTRPKPGHWPRPEILAKARLCEIFLVPQGHAESDQSKLEWRFSTLLIERLIMFDLNILKIQVYTFLKILRKTFFKPLVGDRLSTFHFKTALLFTLETYPPEIWQERNLLQCVIYCLKTLQRWFKLRYCPHYTISGVDLFVGKLRKWEFPLLSTVLSDMIDNIMDYVSQIEMDQIGVRIGDGHVQLKQDTKTR